The DNA region ATATCCTTCATAAGCCGCCACAGATGGCTCATTGATCGTAATAAACCGCGTTGCCGCACCTTCAAATTGACGTACTACGGTCTCTGCATATGACGCAAAATACGAGAGTGTATCCCTGTTTAGCCAGCCCCCCTGTTCCTCTAGAGCCTGTGGTAAATCCCAGTGATACAACGTCACAAGAGGACGAATATCATGTGCCAGTAATTCATCGACAAGGCGACGATAATAATCCATCCCTTTTTGATTGAATGCTCCCTTACCCGTTGGAAAAATACGTGACCACGATACAGAAAATCGATAACTGCTTAGACCAAGATCCTTCATTAGGCGAATGTCATCACGAAATAGGTGGTATTGGTCACACGCTCTATCACCGGTATGGCCTTCAAAAGTTTTCCCTGGTGTATGAGAGAATACATCCCAAATAGAAGGAAGGCGTCCATCTTCACGCGTTGCTCCCTCTACCTGATAAGCAGCCGTTGCCGCTCCAATCACAAAATTGCGCAGAAACTGCTTTGACATGGCACAAACCCGCCTCCTACAACCAATCCATGCATCTTTGTAGTCTACACATACTTGCGGACTTTAGATCCAACCCACTTCACAATATGTCTTGCACCTTGATGAGCAGAGGCTACTACAGTGCGCCATAACTTTTGAATTAAATCTGCTTTCGGATCACTTTTAAGGGCGTATAGCGGCACCTGTTGCACAATATGATCGTTGATCACAATGTTTTCTGTTGCCACTTTTTGTCCTACTACAATAGGCGCAGAAAGAACATCAGGCGTCATAGTGTACGAGATCGTTTGCTTACTGCCCTTTTGAACATCAACATAGACGTCTTTCTTTGGCGCAACGCTCAATTCTGAATTAGCAGCGTCAACAACTTGTAATTGTGTTGTCAATGGTTGTCCAGCACTTTGAAATAGCTTGGATGAGAACTGTGAAAAACCATATCCTAATAGACTAGCCGTATCCTGAAATACATCAGAAAAAGAATTCGTATCTAAGACAACACTGATCAATCGCGTTTTGCCCCGAATCGCAGTCCCAGAGAAACAATATCCAGCTTCGTTTGTCGAACCTGTTTTCAAACCATCTAGACCATTAAATTGCCCTAATAATTGATCATAATTCGGGCCATATTGTCCCGGATGAATATACATACCCGGTTCTGAAGCATACTTTAAAACAATTGGATCATTTTTTATCAAGTAACGAGATAGAATCGCAACATCCCAGGCATTCGTATACATATCGCGATTTTGTAAACCTGACGCGTTAGTATAGTGAGTGCCTGTCAACCCAAGTGCTTGCGCCTTCTCATTCATCAACTTAGCAAATTCCTTTTGAGAACCTGCTATGGAATCAGCCACTGCTACAGCTGCATCGTCAGCTGAGACGATAAACATATACTGAAGCATTCGCGCTAACGTAATATGTTCTGCAGGATTAAGATATGCTACTGATAATCCTGGTGTTTGCGCCACTTTGTACGCAGACTGACTCACGGGAATGATGGATTGTAAAGTGAGCTGCCCCCGTTTAACAAGATCTAGTGCAATGACCGATGTCATCAGCTTTGTCAGCGATGCGGGATAATGCTTTTGCAATACATTTTTAGCATAAAGCACTTGCCCTGTATTGGCATCAATCAAGACCGCTGCAGGGGCTGTTATTGACACCGCATTGGTGTTTTCATTTGCAGTAATCGGTTGTTCACTAGGTGTCACGACCGATTTTTCTGTTCCTGTGTCAGCAAGTGCAACAACTGCACCAGACAACAATACAATGACGGCCGCTCCAATTATCAAGGAGCGTTTTACTGTTCCCACGTATAGCCCTCCTGTACATCGTTCAGTCCTTGCGATGGACCGAGCTCTCCGTGAATCATTATACACGAACGTCGTTTACTGTGAGGAGTCAATCCTTACAATTCAAAATTATTCCTTTACCACGTGCACATGTTCTGCTCCCATATCTTTCAAAGCTGTTTTCACGAGATCAACTTGCTCAGCTGAGCATGCAACAATGACAAAATGGTGATACTGTTCACTCTTTGCAGAGTCTGGGTGCGCCTCTAGCCAATCAGCGAGCACACGCCCTTGCATCGCGCCATCCATAGGTCCGCCTAAAAATAAGACGCCAAAACCTGGGACAACAGCTGATACTGCTGCAGCTAAGCCACCGATAACTCCAAATGAATTTTCTAACCATGTTCCCTTCCACTCTTCATGTGGTGTTGTAGTACTGACAGATACGCGCCCTTTTAGTTGTCTTTCTAATTCTCCAGCAGATTCTAATGCCTTACTGTGCGTTTCAAATTTTCCCATCACGTGATACATCATCACAATCACTCCTTCAATTCTTCACTACTCATTTGCCTTGCTCTATTTTGCGCGATAATGTATGTAATGCACAACTCATTTTACATGACGAGGAGCCGATATGATGAAAGCGATAATGATAACAAAGCCTGGAACTCCCGATGTACTGCAAATGACAGAGATTGCTGCTCCAACCTTACAAGCTAAGCACGTGCGAGTAAAAGTGAAAGCCACTGCTTTGAATCGGGCTGATTTACTGCAGCGTCAAGGACTCTATCCACCACCTGCGGGCGAATCTGAAATTCTCGGTTTAGAAATGGCTGGCATCGTCACTGAAGTGGCTCCTGATGTCACACAGTTTAGTCTTGGACAACGTGTGTGTGCACTATTGCCAGGTGGAGGCTACGCACAAGAAGTCGTTGTTCCCGAGGGAATGCTAGCACGCATTCCAGATGCTCTCAGTTTTGAAGAAGCCGCATCCATTCCTGAAGCATTTTTAACTGCGTACTCTAATCTTGTGTGGCTCGGACAACTGGTCCCTAGATCAACTGTCCTCATTCATGCTGGTGCAAGCGGTGTTGGTACTGCAGCCATCCAGTTAGTTCGCGAACTAGGTAGTATACCCATTGTAACCGCTGGTTCAGAAAAAAAAAGAGAAGCATGCATGAAACTAGGTGCGGCTTTAGCTATTGACTATAAAGCAGGCCCGTTCCTCGATCCTGTCATGAAGTTCACTGAGCAACAAGGAGTACAATTAATTTTTGATTTTATTGGTGCTCCGTATTTTGAACAAAACCTTCAAGCACTTGCTGTAGACGGAAGACTCATCGTGATTGGAGCCATGGGCGGTTCCATGCAACATTCATTTGACTTAGGTCTACTCTTACGTCGTCGCCTGCAAGTAATCGGCACGGCCTTAAGGTCTCGCTCAAAAGAACAAAAAGAACAACTCACATCGGAATTTTGGGAATTTGCCTTTACGAGATTTGCAGATGGAAGACTCAAACCACTAGTAGATCACGTATTCCCACTTGAACAAGCGGCAGAAGCACATCGCTACATGGAGACGAATTCAAACATTGGAAAAATTGTTCTATCTGTAGAATAAGCCCTATTGTTCATTGTGGAGCATCGGGCAAACATACTACCAACAGCGGTTTGTCCCGATGACTTCACTTCACATACATAGTCCCTATTGCATGTAGAATACATCTAGATCATCGCTCAGAGAACCTAGCATGTCCCCATTTTTCTTACGCAAATGGTCGATCCTATTGTATGATTCGATCTCCCATCTATTGTGATGAAAATGAAGTGTGTTTAGACATACATTTTGCAAGATCGTTTTTCCTGTTCCAACTTCGCCACCTGATAGCTCTGCGAGTACGGCATTAATAACCGCTCCATGCGAAACTACGATAATTCTTCTACCCTCAAACCGCTCGCAAAGAACATACAGAACTTTCATCGCACGATTGCGAACATCATCATGAGATTCTACACCGGAAAGCAGCGATTGTGCATCTGCATTTTTATATTCCTCAAGTGTAAGACCTGTACCAGATCCTGCATCTCGTTCTGCTAGCTCATCTATGACTGTCACTGTCCCCATCTGCAACTCATTTGCAATAATCTCAGCTGTTTCCTTTGCGCGTAATAATGGACTTGATACAACATGTTCATAATGTCCTTGTGATAAAAAAAGAGCGCTTCGCAATGCCTGTTCACGCCCTCTGTCATTAAGCGGAACATCTGTGCGACCTTGAAAACGCCGTGTTACATTCCAATCCGTCTCCCCGTGTCTCATCAAACATAGAGTCGTTTTCAATAGAACACCTTCCTTTATCATGTTGATCGTAACTAAAAGTCAAGATCCTGACAATCTTAAACTTTCACGATACTATAGCTATAGCACGACACTAGCTCAACTCTCAGGAGGAAAACCGATGTCCGATTTTTATATTGTAGATGTTTTTTCAATCGAGCGTTACACAGGTAATCAATTAGCAGTTTTTTTAAATGGTCATACCTTTAGCACAGAACAAATGCAGACACTCGCACGCGAAATGCATTTTTCTGAAACCAGTTTTATCATGCAGTCTGCCTCAGAGTTCGCCTTACGATCATCCGAACAGGCAGTCATCCCTATTCGCATATTCACACCAGCTGCAGAGCTACCCTTTGCAGGACACCCTACCTTAGGGACTGCGTTTATCATCCAACAATTGTTATTGCAAAAGACCGTGTCAACCGTCCATCTCCACATGAAAGCAGGTATCATTCCTGTTCACATCAGCTATCGGGAGAAGTATCCGTACTTATTAACGATGACGCAAAATCAACCGCAATTTGGCCCTATCATCGCGCACGCAGAGATTGCACAGTGCCTTGGTCTCACTCTGGACGAACTTGACACAGACTATCCCGTACAAATGATTTCAACGGGGCTTCCTTTTGTCATTGTCGCCTTAAAAAACCGCACGGCAGTTCAAAAAGCTTGGTTGCATCTGCCAATATGGCAGACACTAAGCACCATCGTTGGTCCAGAAGCCAATGTACTTGTCTTTGCTCCGGATCCAATACATAACGAAAATGACCTTCACGTTCGCGTATTTGTTCCTGAACTTGGCATATCTGAAGATCCCGCAACAGGAAGTGCTAACGGTTGTTTATGTGCATTTTTATTGCATCATGGCGTCAAAGATAGCCCACTCTCTCAGGCACACCAATACCAAGCGTTTACATTACGTGTCGAACAAGGATACCAGATCGGTCGTCCATCATTACTCTATGTACGCGGTTCACGAGTCGATCAGCACTATCAGATTGAAATTGGCGGTGCCGTGCACACAGTGGCGCGTGGTGAGTTGCTAGGATGATGTCAAAGCACATCCTTTTGAGTCACTTCTTGCAGGATTTTTAAAACTTGTGTCGAAATAGAGTACAAGGAATGCAAGAAGTTGATAACAAGGGGTTATGTCATTTGAAGCACAATCGAAAGCGAAACGTAAGATGGATCGTTGGTGTGGTTACTTCTGTACTCTTGCTGGGTGCACCGCTCGAACATACATATGCAGAGTCACTTTCACAAGAACAACAAACCATGGCGCAGCTCCAAGCAGAGGTTAAGCAGACCAATAACTCGATGACATTTGCTAAAACGCAAACGGTGACTGTAAAAGCAGAGATTGCTCATTATCAACAGTCCTTGACAAATTTAAAAAGTGCTATGTCTCACAACTTACATCAGATGCAAGCGACGGAACAAAAAATCACTCAGATGAATCATAGCATTGCTGTTGATAGGAAGCAGCTTCACTTATATAAAGACAGTTTACGTGCACAAATTCGCGTGATGTATGAAAATGGTCGCGTTTCCTATCTAAACGTCCTCCTTGAATCTTCTAACTGGGAAGATTTTCTCAGTCGCCTATATATGTTAATTACCATCGCAAAAACAGACCAGCATCTCGTCTCAGAAGTCACTTCATTACAACAACAACTTGTCTTAAAAAAAGAGGCTCAACAGTATAACTATTCTTTACTGGTTCAAAAACACACAGAATACGAGGCTATGAAACAAGCGGATGT from Sulfoacidibacillus ferrooxidans includes:
- a CDS encoding D-alanyl-D-alanine carboxypeptidase family protein codes for the protein MGTVKRSLIIGAAVIVLLSGAVVALADTGTEKSVVTPSEQPITANENTNAVSITAPAAVLIDANTGQVLYAKNVLQKHYPASLTKLMTSVIALDLVKRGQLTLQSIIPVSQSAYKVAQTPGLSVAYLNPAEHITLARMLQYMFIVSADDAAVAVADSIAGSQKEFAKLMNEKAQALGLTGTHYTNASGLQNRDMYTNAWDVAILSRYLIKNDPIVLKYASEPGMYIHPGQYGPNYDQLLGQFNGLDGLKTGSTNEAGYCFSGTAIRGKTRLISVVLDTNSFSDVFQDTASLLGYGFSQFSSKLFQSAGQPLTTQLQVVDAANSELSVAPKKDVYVDVQKGSKQTISYTMTPDVLSAPIVVGQKVATENIVINDHIVQQVPLYALKSDPKADLIQKLWRTVVASAHQGARHIVKWVGSKVRKYV
- a CDS encoding NAD(P)H-quinone oxidoreductase, coding for MKAIMITKPGTPDVLQMTEIAAPTLQAKHVRVKVKATALNRADLLQRQGLYPPPAGESEILGLEMAGIVTEVAPDVTQFSLGQRVCALLPGGGYAQEVVVPEGMLARIPDALSFEEAASIPEAFLTAYSNLVWLGQLVPRSTVLIHAGASGVGTAAIQLVRELGSIPIVTAGSEKKREACMKLGAALAIDYKAGPFLDPVMKFTEQQGVQLIFDFIGAPYFEQNLQALAVDGRLIVIGAMGGSMQHSFDLGLLLRRRLQVIGTALRSRSKEQKEQLTSEFWEFAFTRFADGRLKPLVDHVFPLEQAAEAHRYMETNSNIGKIVLSVE
- a CDS encoding histidine phosphatase family protein yields the protein MKTTLCLMRHGETDWNVTRRFQGRTDVPLNDRGREQALRSALFLSQGHYEHVVSSPLLRAKETAEIIANELQMGTVTVIDELAERDAGSGTGLTLEEYKNADAQSLLSGVESHDDVRNRAMKVLYVLCERFEGRRIIVVSHGAVINAVLAELSGGEVGTGKTILQNVCLNTLHFHHNRWEIESYNRIDHLRKKNGDMLGSLSDDLDVFYMQ
- a CDS encoding PhzF family phenazine biosynthesis protein, coding for MSDFYIVDVFSIERYTGNQLAVFLNGHTFSTEQMQTLAREMHFSETSFIMQSASEFALRSSEQAVIPIRIFTPAAELPFAGHPTLGTAFIIQQLLLQKTVSTVHLHMKAGIIPVHISYREKYPYLLTMTQNQPQFGPIIAHAEIAQCLGLTLDELDTDYPVQMISTGLPFVIVALKNRTAVQKAWLHLPIWQTLSTIVGPEANVLVFAPDPIHNENDLHVRVFVPELGISEDPATGSANGCLCAFLLHHGVKDSPLSQAHQYQAFTLRVEQGYQIGRPSLLYVRGSRVDQHYQIEIGGAVHTVARGELLG
- a CDS encoding C40 family peptidase, yielding MKHNRKRNVRWIVGVVTSVLLLGAPLEHTYAESLSQEQQTMAQLQAEVKQTNNSMTFAKTQTVTVKAEIAHYQQSLTNLKSAMSHNLHQMQATEQKITQMNHSIAVDRKQLHLYKDSLRAQIRVMYENGRVSYLNVLLESSNWEDFLSRLYMLITIAKTDQHLVSEVTSLQQQLVLKKEAQQYNYSLLVQKHTEYEAMKQADVLVEDQKNQMLAQLNQNIQNASTKHGLLESQIELTQSQIQQIEQETQQAQSLVQSSSYIQQTEKTLPTVNVQSLLQYAESFMGTPYVWGGTSPSGFDCSGFTQFVFAHFGVDILRTSEQQFAEGLSIPENQLTPGDLVFFSTYAAGATHVGIYIGNDLMVDAQDYGVSIDNIANSYWGPKYIGARQMLGN